The following proteins come from a genomic window of Gossypium raimondii isolate GPD5lz chromosome 5, ASM2569854v1, whole genome shotgun sequence:
- the LOC105766920 gene encoding cytosolic sulfotransferase 15-like, translated as MEITESSLGSFSPDISLSAAPSYAYALGLTQFQGFWIPSRHVPTSSIISFQKYFQALDEDIIVVSKPKAGTTWLKALVFTIVNSANSHQLISFFDVDLYKENSNPDLFKIPSPRFWNPYVIPKVHQLSVSNSPSQAFF; from the exons ATGGAGATCACGGAAAGTAGCCTGGGATCATTCTCCCCAGATATCTCACTTTCTGCTGCGCCATCTTATGCATATGCGCTAGGTTTAACCCAATTCCAAGGCTTTTGGATCCCTTCTCGGCATGTTCCCACTTCATCCATAATCTCATTTCAGAAATATTTCCAAGCTCTTGATGAAGATATCATTGTTGTCTCTAAGCCCAAAGCTGGCACCACTTGGCTCAAAGCTTTGGTGTTTACAATTGTCAACTCTGCAAATTCACATCAACTGATTTCATTTTTTGATGTTGATCTTTACAAGGAAAATTCTAATCCTGATCTCTTTAAAATTCCATCCCCAAG GTTTTGGAATCCATATGTCATTCCAAAGGTTCACCAACTTTCCGTTTCAAATTCTCCATCTCAAGCCTTTTTCTAA
- the LOC105771036 gene encoding cytosolic sulfotransferase 15-like — MESKESSLGTPSAAASNADDLGLTQFQGFWIPSRSVPTSSIIAFQKNFQALDDDIIVVSKPKSGTTWLKALVFSIVNRHHYTFSNTPLNSTNPHLLVPYLDIHLYKKNPNPDLSTISSPRLFSTHLPYPMLADSIKRSNCRIVYIIRNPFDIIVSLWHFLRFMDDQSVEDHFEMFCRGEEGYGPFWDHALGYWNMSLEKPSNVLFLRYEELKEDPVAQTKRLAAFLGFPFSIEEEKTGMVNQIVDFCSFNNLKDLEVNKTGKNPGSIIPNNKLFFRSGKVGDYVNHLSPTAVERLSNILEEKLSGSGLTFK, encoded by the coding sequence ATGGAGAGCAAGGAAAGTAGCCTGGGAACACCTTCTGCTGCAGCATCTAATGCAGATGATCTAGGTTTAACCCAATTCCAAGGCTTTTGGATCCCTTCTCGGAGTGTTCCCACTTCATCCATAATCGCATTTCAGAAAAATTTCCAGGCTCTTGATGATGATATCATTGTTGTATCTAAGCCCAAATCTGGCACCACTTGGCTGAAAGCTTTGGTGTTTTCCATCGTCAACCGCCATCATTATACGTTCTCAAACACCCCCTTGAACTCTACAAATCCTCATCTACTGGTTCCTTATTTGGATATCCatctttacaaaaaaaatcctaatccTGATCTCTCTACAATATCCTCTCCAAGGTTGTTTTCTACTCATCTCCCGTATCCAATGTTAGCCGATTCCATCAAACGTTCAAATTGTCGGATTGTTTACATAATCCGTAATCCATTTGACATCATTGTCTCACTTTGGCACTTTCTTAGATTTATGGATGATCAGTCAGtggaagaccattttgagatgTTTTGTAGAGGTGAAGAAGGGTATGGACCCTTTTGGGACCATGCTTTAGGGTACTGGAACATGAGCTTGGAGAAGCCATCGAATGTATTGTTCTTGAGATATGAAGAGCTGAAGGAAGATCCAGTGGCTCAAACAAAGAGATTGGCTGCATTCTTAGGATTTCCTTTCTCTATCGAAGAAGAGAAAACAGGTATGGTTAATCAAATTGTTGATTTTTGCAGTTTCAACAATTTGAAAGATTTGGAAGTCAACAAAACTGGGAAGAACCCAGGATCTATAATACCTAataataagttattttttagGAGTGGGAAAGTGGGTGATTATGTTAATCATCTCTCTCCTACTGCTGTAGAACGTTTAAGTAATATTTTGGAAGAGAAATTAAGTGGATCTGGTTTAACTTTCAAGTAA
- the LOC105766921 gene encoding uncharacterized protein LOC105766921, with amino-acid sequence MLVTYLSCRTLDIQVSCYPATWVWFIYSFLLQIVYLTLFLLLQGNFALRLPLPQRFLSSLKSCALVVVSVSRNAHLKQLKSSTYQGIWIKIQPIDIRILLLNYIGYQFQGLGKFLVWLEPMALENQLLLKFSLGS; translated from the exons ACTTATTTGTCTTGTCGGACACTTGATATTCAAGTCAGCTGTTACCCTGCTACTTGGGTCTGGTTTATCTATTCTTTCCTGCTTCAGATAGTCTATCTCACTTTGTTTCTCCTCCTGCAGGGAAACTTTGCATTGAGGTTACCCTTGCCTCAAAGATTTCTTTCATCTCTGAAGAGTTGTGCATTGGTTGTTGTATCTGTGTCAAG AAATGCCCATTTGAAGCAATTAAAATCATCAACTTACCAAGGGATTTGGATAAAGATACAACCCATAGATATAAGAATATTACTTTTAAACTACATAG GTTACCAGTTCCAAGGCCTGGGCAAGTTCTTGGTCTGGTTGGAACCAATGGCATTGGAAAATCAACTACTCTTAAAGTTTTCGTTGGGAAGCTAA